The Syngnathus typhle isolate RoL2023-S1 ecotype Sweden linkage group LG14, RoL_Styp_1.0, whole genome shotgun sequence genome segment ACATGTGAAAGCCATTACTCAGATTCGGGTCCAGCGCGCAACATTTCTCCAAGAGTGAAGCCCACCCCCCCACTTTTAAGAGGGGGGCTTCCAAAAGGCCGCTGTGGTAGAAGGTACAGCTGTTGATGAGCTCGTCTCGGATGGGAGTTGGAGGACGTGTGACTAACGCGGAGAGCAGAAAAATTCTTTCAAAAGCGCTACGTTTAATGTGTTCATTGGCCATGCAGGTGTGCGTGCATCTGcatctgcacccccccccccctttttttttttttagatgcacTGGTAGAACATTTCGGACTTCCCTCTCCCTCCCAGTGCTCCCCTGAACCCTACGACTCTCTTCCTCCGTCGcctctttcctttttttcctcccataaGGGGCCCACTTCCTGTAACAGAGGCcgagggagagagaaaaaaaatgacagaaagcGATTGGCGCCGGGACAGCAACATCTGGGATCGTTTTAGACGGGAGGGGGGAGGAGACTGGATGGAGTATAGGGTGCTCCAGAGGCAGAAAGTAgagatgaggaagaggaaggatAGAGAGAGGTTAATTTCGCGGGAGGAGATGCGGAAAAGGGTTTGAGGAGCACTGGAAAAGCGAGGAGAGACGGTCCCAAAGTTGATCCCCCCGTCAAGCCATATATGGCCGCCGGCTTCCTCCCTAACTCTCTTCTCCTCTTCTATTTCCTTATGCCTTCCCGAGCTTAACAGGCAGGACTCCCAATGAGTCAAAGTGCCACGTTGAGAACTGGATACTATCCCGGGACGACGGCGGCGACTCTAAAGTCCCAGAAACGAGGAGGAACAACCCGAGGAGCGAATGACGGACAGAGAAACGATCGGCTCGCCGAGACGGGATACGATGGACGGAAAGTTTTTGCCGGGAAGAGGCCAACGGAGACGACGCAAGTGAAGGCTCCTGCTCCGTCATCCCAGTGTTCAGACTACCTGTTCAGGATTTTGGTGGTGTACAGTAGTCTGCACATTGGTTAGACTGTGCATGGAAACGCTTcaaggaggatttttttttttaagttttttatacacatatattatatattaatattcTTTTTATCATCATACTATTTCGTACTTTGTTGCGTTGGGTGTCGCGCGTGGCTTGTGCATTGCCGACTCTTAAATCTGGCGGCGCGTGGTGTCATAGATCAGGGCCGCTGTGTCTGGAGAGGTGCGTAATGGATGCGAGACATGGAACAGGCCTCGCGCACATCGGGTGGCGTGTAGATTAAGTGTATGCATTAGTTAGCCGTCTGTTTATCCTCAGGAGGCCCACGGGGCGGCCGAGGCAGGGGTGAAGGAATGTATATCGTCTCGGTGCTGATAAGAACGGCAGTGCGCATTTGTAATCCAGGAAAAAAGGCGTGGAACGAGCGGGCCTGTTACAAATCAAGGGATGGAGAGGTGCAAAAGTGGGTGTTTGTGAGTGAGAGGGAAGGGGCAGTtgtgggtggggaggggggtgggagggggtcCGATGGAGAAACAGCCATGTGGGATTTCTCTGGGCAAGAAGATCTTGGAAGCTGGTGTTTGGACAAAGCTTCACATTTTCCAGCCAGGAATGTGCATAGTCCCAGGGAGACTGCCaaccacagagagagagagagagagaaagagagagggggagagagagagaaaggggggAATAAAGAGGGGGaggtaaagaagaaaaaaaaaaagcggcaaGATTCGAGGAAAAATGTCTGTGGACGTAGTGTGGGCGGGAATGTGAGAGTAGGAACAGCGAGAGAGGAAGCTGACGCTTGGCTCCCatgcgtgcacgcacacacacacacattggagaATGTCCTGTCATAGATCTGATTTGCGCAATAGTGTGgatgactaaaaaaaacaaacactcaaGTGTCTCACACGTACTTAAAAATTAGCGAAAAGCCTTCCAAGGGATGCTATCACGGCAAATAAGTTTGAAAGCTATAAAGTAACTAGTTTAGAGTGTGTAAGCGTCAAGTAAGCGCGCCTGGGGCTGCTTCGTCTGGGAACGCGCCGTTCTGTGTTTATCTCAAAAGTGACCATGTGTGGTTCTAAATGAATGTATATTTTTCCGCGCCATTTGCACGCCGGTGTGTTTATATCAGGCTCTGCGTGTGTACTGTATACTGTATATACAAGTCTGTCCtctgtgtgtgcgcgagtgtgtccatgtgtgtgtttgctggtCTTTGTTTGGATTGGGGCAACTCCAGCTGTGTCAAAGTGAGCCGTTCCAAATGCTTGAAATCccagaggaggaagacgaggggggggggggggggggagcgaggGGAAGAGTGAATGGAAGGCGAGACCAATAGATTTGGGGGGGCTCAGTGACACATCCAGGTGGTAAAAGTAAACTTTGGGTCAAGGATGCCGTTTTAAGAAATAGCCCGTGATATGAAGATCATTTGTGAGTTACATATTTTGTATTTCTACCATCTACTgctgctgtcatttttttgcttGATTGATGCTCCGCCCCTCCCGCCCAGCATTCATGAGCTCTGACCTCACTTCCTGCCCATCTCCCCATGACGTCAGCTGACCAGACTGTTGTGGTGTGTCTGCCTGTCTACACTTGCTGTGCAGACCTTCTGCTCCTGTACAGCAGgcacagacaggcagacagatggCAGCCCCACTGACACCAGGAGCGCCCAAAAACCACGCCGCCTCTGTTCTCTCTGTTGCACGTGTGTTTCGAGCTGAGTTCTTCTAATAAAGCTACGGTGACCCTCAAATGTGccgctttgttttatttttctaaaaaaaacgaAGGACTCACCTCGCTGTCCTTGAACCAGGACAAGCTCTCGGTGGAGAGAATGAACCAGAACTCCTTGGCGATGATGCTGACGTTGTTGATGGTGAGCCATCCTTTTCTTATGACCTGCACAGGGGACCCAAACAAAGCGTTTAAATTGCGAAAACTTGAGACTACTACATTGAGAACAGGTCTACAGATTAAATCAAGGGTCCTCAAATACAAGTTCAAGGTGCCATAACCCACCCCCCATAATTTCTAACAATGTTTTATGCTTTTTGTAAAAATCCCAGATGAATCAAAAACTTTAGCGGCTTTAAATGTGTTTGTCCAAAGTGTCCAAATCGGGCCCGGGTTTGTATATTGAAGACCCCTGGATTATGAGTTGGACCCAAACGGTGAACATAGAGCAAAAGTTGTGAAGATTGAGGGGAGATAAATTCACAGAGAGGTTCGCTAAAAAGACATTTCCCAGGAGATTGCCGCAACAAACATAAGAACCAGTGTCCACTGGGTGAGGCTGGTAGAAAAACTTGCGATGAATCAAAGTGGGGAAGAAAGGTCAACATTAGTAGCGCAGGTCAGCCAGATGACAAAAACACAAGGAGTGAAGCGACCGCACAGATTGCAACAGTCATGCCGACCCAGAATCCTGTGCACACATATGTAGATCGGTATCCTACTATTAGACTCGAAGGAGGGGCCGCACCCTGGAGATTGGGGAGACATTAGAAATGAAAATGGAATCCAACTGGTTCTTTTCAACACTTTAACCGGTGAAGTTGCGAATGCCTTTTTTCAGTGTAGGCCTGGAACTTAAATTCTGCGACGAATGGGCTCTAGGGGCGGCAATTAAATTATAGTTGGCAGTCAGGCCTGAATTCTCACCTGTTGCACTCCACCGTTGCCAGCCATCTTGTTATCGCTGCGATGGCACAGAGGTTGAGCACTAATAGGAACAAAAGAGTGGATTTAAaatctggaggaaaaaaaaaaataaatctttgaCAGTCTGCGGTTTACTCACTTGGTAAAGCCGATGAAGTCTTCGTGTTTGGTATTAATGTACGCGAGCTGCATGTCGATGAGCAGAGAGATCTGAATGCAAGTAAAGCGGAGGAGAACCAGAACCCTAAATAGTCGAGCGATCCGGTAATGACAAACAAACGCGCCGTTCCAATTGTGCGCGACTGACCTGAGCTCGGCATGAGCTTTCTTGTTCTCGGATTTCGGCGGTGACAAGCCGCTCGGTCTCTTCCCGCAGCTTGGGAAAAGAACTGAGCTTCAGGGAGAAGAAGCGGCTTCAGTTAAGAGCTACCGCGGTACCGACGTGCGACTCCCTCATGGATTCGTACCTTATTAAAACATTCATAAATGGTGGAGACCAATTCTTTGCAGACCATGTCGACGAATCCGAAACAAGGGATTTTGAGTTTGGAGATCTGCTTCTTGACAATAGCCTGAAAAGCCATGTCGGGGGTGAACAGGCCCGTCCTGCGGGTGAACAAAGTCGAAATTTATACAGGCATCATTTTGTCGAGATCAAAAGTGAAAGGATGAAACCACCTGACGCCGTGGATGTTCCTGATGGCGTAGGCGATCTCCATTCGCAGCTTCCTTTCGTCACACTTTATCTGTGAGTCAACAGAAGGAGCTTGGCAATTTAGCGTTGCCTATCTTTCAACCGGGGTCTGGTCGAGAACCTCGTTGAGTCCCGCAAAACAAGTTCACACGCACTTTGTGCAGTTGATAGGGGAAGTGCTCGTGGAAGATCTGGTTGATCCTCGCGCCTCCCGACAGGTGGACGGTGTTGACTTCGTCGGCCGAGCCCTCGATCAACTTCTCAAAGTCGCCGGATAGTTGCTGCACTGACCTGCAAATAGAATatacagattattattattatatatatttggaATTTATAACAATAATCATCTAGTGGGGGTTTACTGAACACCCTTCCGACTGACTTGATGAGGGTCTTGGTCCTGCACATGGGGTCATCTGGATTATAGAGTTTGTACGCGTCTGCTTCTTTACTGATGGACACAAGTAGGCAATGCATGTGACTGTAGAGCGCAGGCAGACTCTCCCGGATGTGGTTTGTCAATTgctgcaaacaaaaaaataaacaaacattgagtaccAATTGGCTGAAAGTGCCGTCGTTTGATTTCTCTGGGCTGTCTGACCTGGTTGAGGGTCTTCTGTAAATACGGAGTCCCCATTCTGTCACACATGTGCCTGTAAGCTGGGTGGGACAGGAAAAACTTCTTCTCCGCTTGCAAGGCTGTCTTAATATCCCTTTTCCCGTCGATGTCCTTTTGACTGCGGTTCACTAGCCCGATATAACCTGGCGAGGGAAAAAAGACAACAGACCACTTTTATTCTATACCGATAATCCACTGATCTGTCCTAAACTCAGTGCTGATATCTCCACTAACGTGATGGTTTGAACtccaaagttcttttttttccctgaaaaGTCCAAATGTTCCACTTTGTGAGCATTCCGCTGTAGATGTTACAACATGTGGCTGCGTGACTAAAGCTGCAGCTCTGCGCTGCAGACTGACTTCAGGGGCTTTTCTGTGGATAATGCGTTAAAAGTGTTTTGGAAAGAGGtatgaaatagcctcacacCTGGTTTTGCTTCACGGTAAATCCTTATCGCACACACATGGTGACTCACCTCTTCTCAGTGGAAGCAATCTATTCTCTAGTATTTCCAGAGCATCTGTTCCTTTATCCATTAGGTCCAGCATGGTGAGCACACCTATCGTGCGCTGGCCTAACGTATGTGGGGGGGGTCAATTAGATAAATGAACACATTTCCAATTAAAATTACATCAGGTTGAGAAACTCACCCTGTGGGTCGACATCTTTGGCCAGTTTGAGCGCATCCGAGTTGGCCAGGTCCATGTTGGCAGGCGTCACGGCCAGGATGAGGCAGTTCTCTTTGCAGATGTACTGCATGATCATGTCTCGCACCTGATACTCGATATCTGGCGGCTGGTCGCCCACGGGAACCTTGGTGATGCCAGGTAGGTCCACCAGGGTGAGGTTGAGCACTGCACCCAATAGATGTTTGGAGTGATGATGACGGTAAAGATGAGAGCGTGAGGTGAGATTACCGTTAGGAGAAAAAATGCGGAGGTTGATGGGGAGGGGAGAGATGCCTTTGTTGTTTCCTGTCAGCCTGCGAGTTTCTGACTCGATTTCTTGGCGGATCTCATCAAAGTCTGAGAATTTCTTCCCCCTGCAGTGCAAAAATTCCCCGTATTCTACAGACAGGGAAGAACATGATAGAGATCAGATTTAAATAGTTCTGGTACATTTAATGTGTTATGTGGTTGTGGAGCAATTAGTGGGACATTTGGACCATGTGCAAGGAGCAATTGCCTGGTAATCGTGGACTGATTTTCCTCTCTTACGCCATCTAGTGTCAACTTCAGGCACATGCTGATGAATAACAACATGCATCCGTTGAGTCATCAGAAGTCTTGCTCACCGGCGTCAGCGTGATGCAGCTGCAGAACCAAAGGCCGGCGAGTGACAATTCCAGTACCGCGGGGAAGGAAGTCTCtgtcggagaaaaaaaaataaacacacgcTGAAAAGGAGAAGGAAACTTACAAGGCAGTCACACGTTTGTCTCGcacacctttttttaaaaataaaagagcctcCTACTTCCCATATAAATCTTGATCAGGGATGTTTGTTTTTACCGCATCCTGCTTTTGATCACATTGCTGGCCGAGAGCCCGAAATGGGGGTGTCACAACATGCAGTCAAACAAAGGGACTGAAATATATCAATGCACAATCAGGAAGGAGAGACCTTCAGGCGTTACTTTAAAACAATTCCTAATCGGACTGTGGAGATTTCGACTGGTCTCCTCCTCATCACTGAGCTGCATTgtctggggggggaaaaaattgttGAGGAAATTTGCGACTGAGTCATAAGGCTTTTTTGGGGACAGAATGAAAGGGATCCGCTTATCACACTGTAACACAAAAATGTGTGTTGGTTTTGTCACACTGGGAGCGCAATCCATTCTATGACGACTTTAAAAACAAGGTTTCCCAAAGGAACAAATGTCAAATAATTTGTTCCAGGACCAAACAGACCGTCCCAAAATCTCTATTGACAGTACAGGATTTTTTCGGGGTCAAATTTCAATATTCCCAACTGTCAGTGTAAAAACAAGTTTAGCGGTGTATAACAAAACAGAAAGAAAGTAAAAGAACTTCATTTTTTAAGATGCCCAACTGACACATAatgaacaaaattaaaaaatctgcAGCGGCAAAAAGGCATGAAATTTGTGTCAGATTAGGACACAAACAGCAATTTTTGTTTATTGAAAATTCATTCTAATGCATGAGAAGTTACTAAATTTGTGCCCATAAAAAACGTGGACATATATTCAAGTGTTAGAAGCAGTTAAATAAATGAAGTGGGACTTACCTGCCCACAAAGTTCTCCAGCACCGAGCTCTTCCCGGAGCTCTGGCCGCCCACCACGGCAATCTGCGGCAGGGAAAGGTTGTAGTTCAGGCCCGCGTTGCCCAGGGCGTCCTGGAGGCGATTGACCATCGAGATCATGCTGCACGGCGACGATGGAGGTGGTCGAGGAAGAGGCGGCGGAGTTGCAGTGAAGTCGGAATTTCCGAGCCCCGGAACGCCCCCCTGAACTCCCCGTCAACTTTCACGAGGGCTGCCCCGCCGCGTATCAACAGCAAGTTGGGGGCAAAAGGTGATAAAGTGACGGTCAAAAATCACACTTTTAACAAGAAACAAAGGAAGCAGAAATGGGACACGTTGCGGCACATGAGGAAGACACAATGCTATTATCGTCACATGATGCGTTCAAGAGCCTCCCAGTCTTACGTTCCATGACACTCACGCGACGACCCATCTCGCTGTTGCCCCTAGCAACGGCGCGACCAAATTATCCGTTTTCTCGAGTGATTTACAACGACTGGACTCTTAAATTTATCTGACTTTTACAAAATAGACAAAATAATTCTTCACGTGGGCTTAATTAGGGCGTGTTTGCTAACTTGTATGTTCACGAGCGCTAGCGTCCAGATTTCGGGTCAAAGCAAACGGGAATTAGACAATAGTTTCGTCTTATTTTGTTGACGCAAGGTCCCTTCACACGGTTTCGCTTCTTCTTACCTCCGTGTAGACATTTAGGAAGTGAGCCGCGCAGTTGAGTGGGGTCCACGGTTAGCTTGGAAGAAAAGGTGGAGGAGCAGGGAGGCAAAAAAACCAAACCCACCAAACTTTTTGACAGCTAACGGGCGCGGAAGGTCTGCGCATGCGCGTCCAGTATGTGTAAATTATCCCCCACATCTAAACGTACGTTTATATTTTGTTAATGTGATACAATTACAACTCCCGTTCCTTCTTCAATACAGGCAAATtagaaaaaaaggaatttgtGGGGAGTCAATTTCACTTCTACTGCATATAACGCTTCCTCATTCCAAGGCAGTGAGGTGTGTGCGGGGCACAAGAGTGCACCCTGAGGGGAGTGAAATGGAATCCCTGGTTGCTAAAATTAAGGGTGAAATAATGCAGACTATAAACAAGATAAAACACATTCagaatatataaaatgcactgcTGCTTTACTTTGCGATAGtacaagcacaaaaaaaaaagtattcacaGACACAGCACTTCTCTTTTCCCACATTAGCCGTATTCCAAAATGGATTAAATTCTTTTTCcccttatttttttaaataaacaataaaataaaatgtaatttttttgtacaTACTATTTCAGTCCTCACCGCTCCgaacaacaaaaatattaatatttctTATTTGCTTTTAACATTTTGTCCCATTCACCCTCACGCCACCTTCATATCTTTCAACAACTCGGCGATGTCTATTTTCGGGCTGTGGGTCACACCGGAGCGCAGGGCTCTCTGCAGATCGCGACCCGCTTGGGTTAGCGAGGGCAGGACGCTTTCG includes the following:
- the dnm3a gene encoding dynamin 3a isoform X6, with the translated sequence MISMVNRLQDALGNAGLNYNLSLPQIAVVGGQSSGKSSVLENFVGRDFLPRGTGIVTRRPLVLQLHHADAEYGEFLHCRGKKFSDFDEIRQEIESETRRLTGNNKGISPLPINLRIFSPNVLNLTLVDLPGITKVPVGDQPPDIEYQVRDMIMQYICKENCLILAVTPANMDLANSDALKLAKDVDPQGQRTIGVLTMLDLMDKGTDALEILENRLLPLRRGYIGLVNRSQKDIDGKRDIKTALQAEKKFFLSHPAYRHMCDRMGTPYLQKTLNQQLTNHIRESLPALYSHMHCLLVSISKEADAYKLYNPDDPMCRTKTLIKSVQQLSGDFEKLIEGSADEVNTVHLSGGARINQIFHEHFPYQLHKIKCDERKLRMEIAYAIRNIHGVRTGLFTPDMAFQAIVKKQISKLKIPCFGFVDMVCKELVSTIYECFNKLSSFPKLREETERLVTAEIREQESSCRAQISLLIDMQLAYINTKHEDFIGFTNAQPLCHRSDNKMAGNGGVQQGAAPPSSLIVGYRSTYVCTGFWVIRKGWLTINNVSIIAKEFWFILSTESLSWFKDSEETEKRYMLPLDNLKVRDVERGFMSSKFSFALFHSESRNVYKDYKFLELVCNSQEELDIWKSSLLRAGVYPEEVTVDTQGNGLSENFTDPQLERQVETIRNLVESYMSIIHKTVKDMMPKVIMHLMINSVKEFISSELLAQLYALGDCLALMDESPDQRQHREQVLSKHAALQAALNIIGEISTSGYVAPSDLSRFGARHFRRPAPAAPTAK
- the dnm3a gene encoding dynamin 3a isoform X3, with the translated sequence MISMVNRLQDALGNAGLNYNLSLPQIAVVGGQSSGKSSVLENFVGRDFLPRGTGIVTRRPLVLQLHHADAEYGEFLHCRGKKFSDFDEIRQEIESETRRLTGNNKGISPLPINLRIFSPNVLNLTLVDLPGITKVPVGDQPPDIEYQVRDMIMQYICKENCLILAVTPANMDLANSDALKLAKDVDPQGQRTIGVLTMLDLMDKGTDALEILENRLLPLRRGYIGLVNRSQKDIDGKRDIKTALQAEKKFFLSHPAYRHMCDRMGTPYLQKTLNQQLTNHIRESLPALYSHMHCLLVSISKEADAYKLYNPDDPMCRTKTLIKSVQQLSGDFEKLIEGSADEVNTVHLSGGARINQIFHEHFPYQLHKIKCDERKLRMEIAYAIRNIHGVRTGLFTPDMAFQAIVKKQISKLKIPCFGFVDMVCKELVSTIYECFNKLSSFPKLREETERLVTAEIREQESSCRAQISLLIDMQLAYINTKHEDFIGFTNAQPLCHRSDNKMAGNGGVQQGAAPPSSLIVIRKGWLTINNVSIIAKEFWFILSTESLSWFKDSEETEKRYMLPLDNLKVRDVERGFMSSKFSFALFHSESRNVYKDYKFLELVCNSQEELDIWKSSLLRAGVYPEEVTVDTQGNGLSENFTDPQLERQVETIRNLVESYMSIIHKTVKDMMPKVIMHLMINSVKEFISSELLAQLYALGDCLALMDESPDQRQHREQVLSKHAALQAALNIIGEISTSGYVAPSDLSRFGARHFSSTPPKKSTTGGKSRNRGRAPPVPVHANQRLPGPACVPRSVGGWIDGLANVVKEEK
- the dnm3a gene encoding dynamin 3a isoform X7 produces the protein MISMVNRLQDALGNAGLNYNLSLPQIAVVGGQSSGKSSVLENFVGRDFLPRGTGIVTRRPLVLQLHHADAEYGEFLHCRGKKFSDFDEIRQEIESETRRLTGNNKGISPLPINLRIFSPNVLNLTLVDLPGITKVPVGDQPPDIEYQVRDMIMQYICKENCLILAVTPANMDLANSDALKLAKDVDPQGQRTIGVLTMLDLMDKGTDALEILENRLLPLRRGYIGLVNRSQKDIDGKRDIKTALQAEKKFFLSHPAYRHMCDRMGTPYLQKTLNQQLTNHIRESLPALYSHMHCLLVSISKEADAYKLYNPDDPMCRTKTLIKSVQQLSGDFEKLIEGSADEVNTVHLSGGARINQIFHEHFPYQLHKIKCDERKLRMEIAYAIRNIHGVRTGLFTPDMAFQAIVKKQISKLKIPCFGFVDMVCKELVSTIYECFNKLSSFPKLREETERLVTAEIREQESSCRAQISLLIDMQLAYINTKHEDFIGFTNAQPLCHRSDNKMAGNGGVQQGAAPPSSLIVGYRSTYVCTGFWVIRKGWLTINNVSIIAKEFWFILSTESLSWFKDSEFSFPASLGSRVPCLPHRLLLRTLLRFSPFSTQEMAQ
- the dnm3a gene encoding dynamin 3a isoform X1, with translation MISMVNRLQDALGNAGLNYNLSLPQIAVVGGQSSGKSSVLENFVGRDFLPRGTGIVTRRPLVLQLHHADAEYGEFLHCRGKKFSDFDEIRQEIESETRRLTGNNKGISPLPINLRIFSPNVLNLTLVDLPGITKVPVGDQPPDIEYQVRDMIMQYICKENCLILAVTPANMDLANSDALKLAKDVDPQGQRTIGVLTMLDLMDKGTDALEILENRLLPLRRGYIGLVNRSQKDIDGKRDIKTALQAEKKFFLSHPAYRHMCDRMGTPYLQKTLNQQLTNHIRESLPALYSHMHCLLVSISKEADAYKLYNPDDPMCRTKTLIKSVQQLSGDFEKLIEGSADEVNTVHLSGGARINQIFHEHFPYQLHKIKCDERKLRMEIAYAIRNIHGVRTGLFTPDMAFQAIVKKQISKLKIPCFGFVDMVCKELVSTIYECFNKLSSFPKLREETERLVTAEIREQESSCRAQISLLIDMQLAYINTKHEDFIGFTNAQPLCHRSDNKMAGNGGVQQGAAPPSSLIVGYRSTYVCTGFWVIRKGWLTINNVSIIAKEFWFILSTESLSWFKDSEETEKRYMLPLDNLKVRDVERGFMSSKFSFALFHSESRNVYKDYKFLELVCNSQEELDIWKSSLLRAGVYPEEVTVDTQGNGLSENFTDPQLERQVETIRNLVESYMSIIHKTVKDMMPKVIMHLMINSVKEFISSELLAQLYALGDCLALMDESPDQRQHREQVLSKHAALQAALNIIGEISTSGYVAPSDLSRFGARHFSSTPPKKSTTGGKSRNRGRAPPVPVHANQRLPGPACVPRSVGGWIDGLANVVKEEK
- the dnm3a gene encoding dynamin 3a isoform X5 — protein: MISMVNRLQDALGNAGLNYNLSLPQIAVVGGQSSGKSSVLENFVGRDFLPRGTGIVTRRPLVLQLHHADAEYGEFLHCRGKKFSDFDEIRQEIESETRRLTGNNKGISPLPINLRIFSPNVLNLTLVDLPGITKVPVGDQPPDIEYQVRDMIMQYICKENCLILAVTPANMDLANSDALKLAKDVDPQGQRTIGVLTMLDLMDKGTDALEILENRLLPLRRGYIGLVNRSQKDIDGKRDIKTALQAEKKFFLSHPAYRHMCDRMGTPYLQKTLNQQLTNHIRESLPALYSHMHCLLVSISKEADAYKLYNPDDPMCRTKTLIKSVQQLSGDFEKLIEGSADEVNTVHLSGGARINQIFHEHFPYQLHKIKCDERKLRMEIAYAIRNIHGVRTGLFTPDMAFQAIVKKQISKLKIPCFGFVDMVCKELVSTIYECFNKLSSFPKLREETERLVTAEIREQESSCRAQISLLIDMQLAYINTKHEDFIGFTNAQPLCHRSDNKMAGNGGVQQGAAPPSSLIVGYRSTYVCTGFWVIRKGWLTINNVSIIAKEFWFILSTESLSWFKDSEETEKRYMLPLDNLKVRDVERGFMSSKFSFALFHSESRNVYKDYKFLELVCNSQEELDIWKSSLLRAGVYPEEVTVDTQGNGLSENFTDPQLERQVETIRNLVESYMSIIHKTVKDMMPKVIMHLMINSVKEFISSELLAQLYALGDCLALMDESPDQRQHREQVLSKHAALQAALNIIGEISTSGYVAPSDLSRFGARHFRSVGGWIDGLANVVKEEK
- the dnm3a gene encoding dynamin 3a isoform X2 translates to MISMVNRLQDALGNAGLNYNLSLPQIAVVGGQSSGKSSVLENFVGRDFLPRGTGIVTRRPLVLQLHHADAEYGEFLHCRGKKFSDFDEIRQEIESETRRLTGNNKGISPLPINLRIFSPNVLNLTLVDLPGITKVPVGDQPPDIEYQVRDMIMQYICKENCLILAVTPANMDLANSDALKLAKDVDPQGQRTIGVLTMLDLMDKGTDALEILENRLLPLRRGYIGLVNRSQKDIDGKRDIKTALQAEKKFFLSHPAYRHMCDRMGTPYLQKTLNQQLTNHIRESLPALYSHMHCLLVSISKEADAYKLYNPDDPMCRTKTLIKSVQQLSGDFEKLIEGSADEVNTVHLSGGARINQIFHEHFPYQLHKIKCDERKLRMEIAYAIRNIHGVRTGLFTPDMAFQAIVKKQISKLKIPCFGFVDMVCKELVSTIYECFNKLSSFPKLREETERLVTAEIREQESSCRAQISLLIDMQLAYINTKHEDFIGFTNAQPLCHRSDNKMAGNGGVQQGAAPPSSLIVGYRSTYVCTGFWVIRKGWLTINNVSIIAKEFWFILSTESLSWFKDSEETEKRYMLPLDNLKVRDVERGFMSSKFSFALFHSESRNVYKDYKFLELVCNSQEELDIWKSSLLRAGVYPEEVTVDTQGNGLSENFTDPQLERQVETIRNLVESYMSIIHKTVKDMMPKVIMHLMINSVKEFISSELLAQLYALGDCLALMDESPDQRQHREQVLSKHAALQAALNIIGEISTSGYVAPSDLSRFGARHFSSTPPKKSTTGGKSRNRGRAPPVPVHANQRLPGPACVPRRPAPAAPTAK
- the dnm3a gene encoding dynamin 3a isoform X4, giving the protein MISMVNRLQDALGNAGLNYNLSLPQIAVVGGQSSGKSSVLENFVGRDFLPRGTGIVTRRPLVLQLHHADAEYGEFLHCRGKKFSDFDEIRQEIESETRRLTGNNKGISPLPINLRIFSPNVLNLTLVDLPGITKVPVGDQPPDIEYQVRDMIMQYICKENCLILAVTPANMDLANSDALKLAKDVDPQGQRTIGVLTMLDLMDKGTDALEILENRLLPLRRGYIGLVNRSQKDIDGKRDIKTALQAEKKFFLSHPAYRHMCDRMGTPYLQKTLNQQLTNHIRESLPALYSHMHCLLVSISKEADAYKLYNPDDPMCRTKTLIKSVQQLSGDFEKLIEGSADEVNTVHLSGGARINQIFHEHFPYQLHKIKCDERKLRMEIAYAIRNIHGVRTGLFTPDMAFQAIVKKQISKLKIPCFGFVDMVCKELVSTIYECFNKLSSFPKLREETERLVTAEIREQESSCRAQISLLIDMQLAYINTKHEDFIGFTNAQPLCHRSDNKMAGNGGVQQVIRKGWLTINNVSIIAKEFWFILSTESLSWFKDSEETEKRYMLPLDNLKVRDVERGFMSSKFSFALFHSESRNVYKDYKFLELVCNSQEELDIWKSSLLRAGVYPEEVTVDTQGNGLSENFTDPQLERQVETIRNLVESYMSIIHKTVKDMMPKVIMHLMINSVKEFISSELLAQLYALGDCLALMDESPDQRQHREQVLSKHAALQAALNIIGEISTSGYVAPSDLSRFGARHFSSTPPKKSTTGGKSRNRGRAPPVPVHANQRLPGPACVPRSVGGWIDGLANVVKEEK
- the dnm3a gene encoding dynamin 3a isoform X8; the protein is MISMVNRLQDALGNAGLNYNLSLPQIAVVGGQSSGKSSVLENFVGRDFLPRGTGIVTRRPLVLQLHHADAEYGEFLHCRGKKFSDFDEIRQEIESETRRLTGNNKGISPLPINLRIFSPNVLNLTLVDLPGITKVPVGDQPPDIEYQVRDMIMQYICKENCLILAVTPANMDLANSDALKLAKDVDPQGQRTIGVLTMLDLMDKGTDALEILENRLLPLRRGYIGLVNRSQKDIDGKRDIKTALQAEKKFFLSHPAYRHMCDRMGTPYLQKTLNQQLTNHIRESLPALYSHMHCLLVSISKEADAYKLYNPDDPMCRTKTLIKSVQQLSGDFEKLIEGSADEVNTVHLSGGARINQIFHEHFPYQLHKIKCDERKLRMEIAYAIRNIHGVRTGLFTPDMAFQAIVKKQISKLKIPCFGFVDMVCKELVSTIYECFNKLSSFPKLREETERLVTAEIREQESSCRAQISLLIDMQLAYINTKHEDFIGFTNAQPLCHRSDNKMAGNGGVQQGAAPPSSLIVIRKGWLTINNVSIIAKEFWFILSTESLSWFKDSEFSFPASLGSRVPCLPHRLLLRTLLRFSPFSTQEMAQ